A region from the bacterium genome encodes:
- a CDS encoding GNAT family N-acetyltransferase, producing the protein MSVTSLRLMQPGDLPGVNVLLVRAFSAARQQEGMRQPELSLCRMEFLRYYLQETPESNWVAVEGEQVLGAVFGHAAGPVGWIGPLAVLPERQNQGFGRSLLRHAEEALRIAGCRLIGLETDADSLCNIAFYSRLGFTPGPMQVDLVRSVDSGWPGATDREVKSFSQHPAQFAAQLPAFLKSHGIDTDYLALARRLEEARFGDSYLVLAEGQPFFFAALQLAPVSVHETAHVGRIMGLVGPRRDAAILDEILQTVAESAECRHLIVRISTHYSEILTGLLRRRWRLAHAHLRFYLLGGEKGAEEILHLNKWD; encoded by the coding sequence ATGTCTGTGACGAGTTTGCGTCTGATGCAGCCCGGAGATTTGCCGGGGGTCAATGTCTTGCTGGTGCGGGCGTTTTCGGCGGCGCGGCAGCAGGAAGGCATGCGCCAGCCGGAGCTGTCGCTTTGCCGGATGGAATTTTTACGTTATTATTTGCAGGAGACGCCGGAAAGCAATTGGGTGGCGGTCGAAGGGGAGCAGGTGTTGGGTGCGGTATTCGGCCATGCCGCAGGGCCGGTGGGCTGGATCGGCCCGCTGGCGGTCCTGCCGGAGCGGCAGAATCAGGGATTCGGCCGTTCACTGCTGCGGCATGCAGAGGAGGCGTTACGCATCGCGGGATGCCGTCTGATCGGTCTCGAGACCGATGCCGACAGTTTATGTAACATCGCCTTTTACAGCCGCCTGGGATTCACACCCGGCCCGATGCAGGTGGATCTGGTGCGCAGTGTCGACTCGGGCTGGCCTGGGGCGACGGACCGGGAGGTGAAAAGCTTTTCGCAACATCCCGCGCAGTTCGCGGCACAGCTGCCGGCTTTTCTGAAATCGCATGGGATCGATACCGATTATTTGGCTCTCGCACGCCGGCTCGAAGAGGCGCGGTTTGGCGACAGTTATCTGGTGCTCGCGGAGGGACAGCCGTTCTTTTTTGCCGCTCTGCAGCTGGCGCCGGTCTCGGTGCATGAGACAGCCCATGTAGGGCGGATCATGGGGCTGGTCGGTCCGCGGCGCGACGCCGCCATTTTGGATGAAATTCTGCAAACGGTGGCGGAAAGTGCCGAGTGTCGTCATCTCATCGTCCGGATCTCGACCCATTATTCCGAGATCTTGACCGGACTGTTACGACGCCGCTGGCGGCTCGCCCACGCGCATCTCCGCTTCTACCTCTTGGGTGGCGAGAAGGGTGCGGAGGAGATACTGCATCTGAACAAGTGGGATTAG
- a CDS encoding 2-phosphosulfolactate phosphatase, which yields MSARRPEKRDHCARVASVRPQENSGATVRQKPGRRISVHRLPADFAPERYRGANAVVIDALRATSTVITALHHGCREVHPVFEVEEALSLKSRFAAGEVLLGGERHGFRITGFDLGNSPLEYTREKVAGKHLILTTTNGTRAMRQTGLAHRTLLLAFLNLEAVAARLQKEPLDLHILCSGRNGDRSLEDEVCAGMLIDLLTANAAAARGWTLDEPARETLGLARTHRDDLLAMMQASPHGRFLAENGFGADLTVCARLNRIPIVPELQDGTIRLI from the coding sequence ATGTCCGCCCGCAGGCCTGAAAAGAGGGACCACTGCGCCCGGGTGGCGTCCGTACGCCCGCAGGAGAACAGCGGCGCCACCGTTCGGCAGAAGCCAGGCCGGAGGATATCGGTCCATCGGCTGCCGGCTGATTTCGCCCCCGAACGCTACCGGGGCGCCAACGCGGTGGTCATTGACGCCCTGAGAGCCACCAGCACCGTCATCACCGCCCTGCACCACGGCTGCCGTGAGGTCCATCCGGTTTTTGAAGTGGAGGAGGCCCTCAGCCTGAAATCGCGCTTCGCCGCCGGCGAAGTCCTGCTCGGTGGCGAACGCCATGGCTTCAGGATAACAGGTTTCGATCTCGGCAATTCGCCGCTGGAGTACACCCGGGAGAAGGTCGCGGGCAAACATCTCATCCTCACGACCACCAACGGCACCCGAGCCATGCGCCAGACCGGACTCGCGCACAGGACACTGCTGCTCGCCTTCCTCAACCTGGAGGCGGTGGCGGCCCGGCTGCAGAAGGAGCCGCTTGACCTGCATATCCTCTGTTCCGGCCGCAACGGAGATCGATCCCTCGAGGACGAGGTCTGCGCCGGGATGCTCATCGATCTCCTCACCGCAAATGCGGCAGCCGCACGCGGATGGACGCTGGATGAACCGGCCCGGGAAACTCTGGGCCTGGCTCGGACGCATCGGGATGATCTCTTGGCCATGATGCAAGCAAGCCCGCACGGACGCTTTCTCGCAGAAAACGGGTTCGGCGCCGATCTCACTGTTTGCGCGCGGCTGAACCGCATTCCGATCGTGCCCGAACTGCAGGATGGCACCATCCGCTTGATCTAA
- a CDS encoding nucleoside transporter C-terminal domain-containing protein, whose translation MIPILHGLAGLLFVTFLAFLFSTNKKAINWRLVLTGLLLQFLFAFLVIKTTAGRDIFAWISRLFVILFSFAADGAQFVFGPLARGSGEGSLGVIFAFQVLPTIIFFASFMAVLYHLGVMQKIVQGMAWVMQRFMKTSGAETLDVAANTFMGQTEAPLVIRPYLSSLTESELYTIMASGMAHISGGVLAAYMQMLGLALAKARGVPLDESQVFFAGHLLAASIMAFPATLVVAKMLVPETAEPMTMGTVKLKVEKSSGSVIEAAAGGAGDGLRLALNVGGMLIAFIALIALINALLGFIGSATGLNSFLMAHFNKPLNLELLFGLVFQFIAWIIGVPWHEALDVGSLMGIKLAVNEFVAYLKMSDIVATGQLSTKSIVIATYALCGFANFASVAIQIGGLSPLAENRRSDIARLGLKSVLGGTIATWMTAAIAGLLTN comes from the coding sequence ATGATCCCGATCCTGCATGGCCTCGCCGGCCTGCTCTTCGTCACCTTTCTCGCTTTTCTCTTCTCCACCAATAAAAAAGCCATCAACTGGCGGCTGGTTCTCACCGGCCTACTGCTGCAGTTCCTCTTCGCCTTTCTCGTCATCAAGACTACCGCCGGCCGCGACATCTTTGCCTGGATCAGCCGGCTCTTCGTCATCCTTTTCAGCTTCGCCGCCGACGGCGCCCAGTTTGTCTTCGGTCCCCTGGCCAGGGGCAGCGGCGAGGGCAGTCTCGGGGTGATCTTTGCCTTTCAGGTGCTGCCGACGATCATCTTTTTCGCCTCCTTCATGGCCGTCCTCTACCACCTTGGCGTCATGCAAAAGATCGTCCAGGGCATGGCCTGGGTGATGCAACGCTTCATGAAAACCAGCGGTGCGGAGACTCTCGATGTCGCGGCCAACACCTTCATGGGCCAGACCGAAGCGCCCCTGGTCATCCGCCCCTATCTCTCTTCACTCACCGAATCGGAGCTGTACACCATTATGGCCAGCGGTATGGCGCATATCTCCGGCGGCGTGCTGGCGGCCTACATGCAGATGCTTGGCCTAGCCCTGGCCAAAGCGCGCGGTGTACCTTTGGATGAATCGCAGGTCTTTTTCGCCGGCCATCTCCTTGCGGCTTCGATCATGGCCTTTCCCGCCACCCTGGTGGTAGCCAAGATGCTCGTCCCTGAAACCGCCGAGCCGATGACCATGGGCACCGTCAAGCTCAAGGTGGAGAAAAGCAGCGGCAGCGTCATCGAGGCGGCCGCCGGCGGCGCCGGTGACGGCCTGCGCCTCGCCCTCAACGTCGGCGGCATGCTCATCGCCTTCATCGCTTTGATCGCCCTGATCAACGCCCTGCTCGGCTTCATCGGCAGCGCCACCGGCCTGAACAGCTTCCTTATGGCCCATTTCAACAAACCCCTCAACCTCGAGCTGCTCTTCGGTCTGGTCTTCCAGTTCATCGCCTGGATCATAGGCGTGCCCTGGCACGAGGCCCTCGATGTCGGCAGCCTGATGGGGATCAAACTGGCGGTCAACGAATTCGTCGCCTATCTCAAGATGTCCGATATTGTCGCCACCGGCCAGCTCTCGACCAAATCGATCGTCATCGCCACCTACGCCCTTTGCGGCTTTGCCAACTTCGCTTCGGTCGCCATCCAGATCGGCGGCCTCAGCCCGCTTGCTGAAAACCGCCGCAGCGACATCGCCCGGCTGGGGCTTAAATCGGTGCTTGGCGGCACCATCGCCACCTGGATGACCGCGGCCATCGCCGGATTGCTGACCAATTAA
- a CDS encoding cupin domain-containing protein: MAKAKVVHFESIPARAVGPEAAGAAIRVLISDEADDAPVYVMRMIEIQPGGHSPDHAHPYEHENYVLEGEGEVMIEDRVWPVGPGSVILVPPDVRHQYRNTGSSLLRFLCGIPVARLRPSAH; encoded by the coding sequence ATGGCCAAAGCCAAAGTAGTCCATTTCGAATCCATCCCCGCCCGCGCGGTCGGGCCGGAGGCCGCCGGGGCCGCTATCCGGGTGTTGATCAGCGATGAGGCGGACGACGCCCCGGTGTATGTGATGCGCATGATCGAGATCCAGCCAGGGGGCCATTCTCCCGATCACGCCCACCCCTATGAGCATGAAAATTATGTGCTGGAGGGTGAGGGGGAGGTGATGATTGAGGACCGGGTCTGGCCGGTCGGGCCGGGATCGGTTATCCTGGTGCCGCCGGACGTCCGGCATCAGTACCGCAATACCGGCTCTTCCCTGCTGCGTTTTCTCTGCGGCATTCCGGTCGCGCGTCTGCGCCCGAGCGCGCACTGA
- a CDS encoding VWA domain-containing protein codes for MKGRRALFYLLGLVLLFSQAFSQTAPRIAVTERGYDNIQSVLDAMGSYFAYSNITNANLADPGFDLGQFDVIFINCSGLNSSYATAAASRLRNWVNSGGYLYASDWAYEYIAAAFPGYITFPASPKIGVTQTITANVEDAGLRSYLGASQIPITYDLGGWVVINSLASSVKTYLSGTFSTSSASLAKSINGPEDRLAQNPEPGLQATRTGPLMVSFGYGSGGVFYTTFHHHAQESSDQQIIRYLVLRPVADDLLTQAKNNLPAGATVTAEIIGTASLGLTVRYEVPSDAAYSLDIVLNWLSGTLRLAVYRPDGTLTNTWESSSPPLIKSISNAEAGTWVFCVTGISLSYNNIPTVLIIAKRQGSDHMTLLDPVNGKTKIGNAIWFCWAKFIGATGYDIEVDEQNNFSSPFASKTTADTTILITGMAYGQSYYWRVRPRDGTKSGKWSETHSFTTMLRPPLVINEPGNYVMTYLEKGDQFYCDRGMKITAISTFLRGLVTIKTFNNDKFNTDPVLLSCTLEKAATVYVAWDQRHVDTLPGWLRNGFEKTDLTLTTDNTDMVYFVLYKKAYPAGTVIFGGPRVDGGYTRSNYLVLVDFPALLLDPVANKVGTGSSVWLHWALKSSATAYRAQVAADSFFTAPVFSQEVSGSDRCLVSGLAWGQSYFWRVGARLSSGAIEWSEARKFTVMAEPPVSLAAPAGAVLYRFQPGDEYLTDREYILLQMPEEMESMLGAKLPGEDKINTLSSYLTFSLSTACKVYVAYDHRGTTPPAWLSSRFTLQAGEFRLSDELGSPYYIYAADFTPGTYSLGGNLASGAVGARSNYFVLFKPVVSALTLTYQQIESGAFPTVTSYVSVTDNAGTPIAGLTTAHFTVKENGSLQTPITVTALGGTAVPISVALVLDCSGSMAGQPLNDAKAGANLFVDHLSAADKAAVISFESIVTLHQSFTSNKTLLHAAINALASGNSTALYDGIREAVNQTNTQSGRKAIVVLSDGKENASADTSLAHCIDAARTAGLPVYTIGLAVNTASEQELRRIANETGGRYYSTATSANLLEIYQLISMQLQNQYAITHTSSTPAFDCNPRTVEISVNYQGSTDSKSRSYQAPCVTGQPIGPVVAASSLNACMDFWMDIVAGSSTAPVGNLFGVSFVLNFSPTTYLDVVTPTGSAIVPGSFLGSDVVLFQNVDESAGSISAGVSRKAGAAGASGYGSVLRIHFRVACTAPEMTPLNFTLSSIRAIDVNGATIQLAGRSLTLLVANQLLVWPGDADNDGDVDEADILPIGLYFGKAGQSRPGAPDLSWKAQPCPAAWTPEKATYADCDGDGVINQGDVLGIGINWHKTHAAALAASLALEPAPPVSSRIFPLADSAAAPGQLIYMAVKVEEVQDLFGLAFQLTWDDTEHVEIVGAKLGSFLGEDILAIEPQIDTTLHQVSVGMTRKAGQTGVSDSGRVLYVRLKISPDTPFNSRLIFRVIHVKANDAEGNPIYLDTHSDTIRVNMAFTAAGDRSLQQPDRFDLWQNYPNPFNPATLITFQVATPAVVDLVIFNAAGQRVRSLAHALHAPGIYRARWEGDNDAGEAVSPGLYICRMQAGRFTQSIKLIYLK; via the coding sequence ATGAAAGGGAGAAGGGCGTTATTTTATCTGCTTGGACTGGTCCTGCTGTTTTCCCAGGCCTTCAGCCAGACGGCCCCGCGCATCGCGGTGACGGAAAGGGGTTATGATAATATTCAGAGTGTACTGGATGCGATGGGATCGTACTTTGCCTATTCTAATATCACCAATGCCAATCTTGCCGATCCGGGGTTTGATCTGGGGCAATTTGATGTTATCTTTATTAACTGTTCCGGCTTGAATTCCTCCTACGCCACGGCAGCTGCGTCCCGTTTGCGGAATTGGGTGAACAGTGGTGGTTATCTCTATGCCTCAGATTGGGCCTATGAGTACATTGCAGCGGCATTCCCCGGCTATATAACCTTTCCGGCATCGCCCAAGATCGGCGTCACACAAACCATAACCGCGAATGTGGAGGACGCCGGTCTGCGCTCCTATCTGGGCGCCAGTCAGATCCCCATCACCTATGATCTGGGAGGCTGGGTGGTCATCAACAGCCTGGCGAGTTCGGTCAAGACCTATCTGAGCGGCACCTTTTCCACCAGCAGTGCATCTTTGGCCAAGAGTATCAACGGTCCCGAGGACCGCCTGGCACAGAATCCCGAGCCAGGTCTCCAAGCCACGCGCACCGGACCGCTTATGGTCTCCTTCGGCTACGGTTCGGGTGGGGTATTTTACACCACCTTTCATCATCATGCCCAGGAGTCCAGTGACCAGCAGATCATCCGCTATCTGGTGCTGCGTCCGGTCGCCGATGACCTGTTGACGCAGGCGAAAAACAATCTGCCTGCCGGAGCAACCGTTACAGCAGAAATTATCGGCACGGCAAGCTTGGGCCTTACGGTCCGGTATGAAGTCCCATCCGACGCTGCTTACAGCCTCGATATCGTCCTGAATTGGCTGAGCGGCACTCTCCGGCTGGCGGTTTACCGGCCGGACGGTACCCTGACGAATACCTGGGAATCTTCGAGTCCGCCTCTGATCAAAAGCATCAGCAATGCCGAAGCCGGGACCTGGGTGTTTTGCGTGACCGGGATCAGCCTTTCCTACAACAACATCCCCACCGTCCTGATCATCGCCAAACGGCAGGGATCGGACCACATGACCCTGCTGGATCCGGTCAATGGCAAGACCAAGATCGGCAACGCGATCTGGTTTTGCTGGGCGAAATTTATCGGAGCCACCGGCTATGATATCGAAGTAGACGAGCAAAACAATTTCAGCTCCCCCTTTGCGAGCAAAACCACAGCGGATACGACGATCTTGATTACGGGAATGGCCTATGGCCAAAGCTATTACTGGAGAGTTCGGCCCCGGGATGGTACAAAAAGCGGGAAATGGTCAGAGACTCATTCCTTTACCACGATGCTTCGTCCTCCCCTGGTGATCAATGAGCCTGGCAACTATGTGATGACCTACCTGGAGAAAGGGGATCAGTTCTACTGCGACCGCGGCATGAAGATCACCGCGATTTCTACCTTCCTGAGGGGGCTGGTGACGATCAAGACCTTCAATAATGACAAATTCAATACCGATCCCGTATTGCTTTCTTGTACACTTGAAAAGGCTGCAACGGTTTATGTCGCCTGGGACCAACGCCACGTCGATACCTTGCCAGGCTGGCTGCGCAACGGCTTTGAAAAAACGGACTTGACACTCACGACCGACAATACCGACATGGTCTATTTTGTCCTCTACAAGAAAGCATACCCTGCTGGCACGGTGATTTTCGGCGGGCCGCGGGTCGATGGCGGCTATACCCGGTCCAACTATCTGGTACTGGTCGATTTTCCCGCATTGCTGCTGGATCCGGTCGCCAACAAGGTGGGCACAGGCTCCTCCGTCTGGCTGCACTGGGCACTCAAATCCAGCGCGACCGCCTATCGTGCGCAAGTTGCCGCTGATTCCTTTTTTACCGCTCCGGTTTTCAGCCAGGAGGTGAGTGGCAGTGATCGCTGCCTGGTAAGCGGTCTGGCCTGGGGCCAGAGCTACTTCTGGAGGGTGGGAGCGCGGCTGAGCAGCGGCGCGATCGAGTGGTCCGAAGCCAGAAAATTCACGGTCATGGCCGAACCCCCGGTGTCGCTGGCGGCGCCGGCAGGAGCGGTGCTTTACCGATTTCAGCCGGGAGATGAATATTTAACGGACCGGGAGTATATACTGCTGCAGATGCCTGAAGAGATGGAGAGTATGCTGGGTGCCAAGTTGCCCGGGGAGGACAAGATCAACACGCTCTCCAGCTATCTGACCTTCAGCCTCAGCACCGCGTGCAAGGTTTATGTGGCCTACGACCACCGTGGAACGACCCCGCCTGCATGGCTGTCAAGCCGCTTCACGCTCCAGGCCGGGGAGTTCCGGCTCTCGGATGAACTCGGTTCGCCCTACTATATCTATGCGGCCGATTTCACTCCCGGCACCTACTCCCTGGGCGGCAATCTCGCCAGCGGGGCTGTGGGCGCTCGCTCCAACTACTTTGTTCTATTCAAGCCCGTAGTCAGTGCGTTGACCTTGACCTACCAACAGATCGAATCGGGGGCCTTTCCGACGGTTACCTCTTATGTCAGCGTTACCGATAACGCTGGAACGCCGATCGCCGGGTTGACCACCGCCCATTTTACGGTCAAGGAGAATGGCAGCCTGCAAACTCCCATCACGGTCACTGCTCTGGGTGGCACAGCGGTGCCGATCTCGGTGGCATTGGTTCTGGACTGTTCCGGGAGCATGGCCGGACAGCCCCTCAATGATGCCAAAGCCGGAGCCAACCTTTTTGTGGATCACCTCAGCGCCGCTGACAAGGCCGCGGTCATCAGCTTCGAGTCCATTGTAACCCTGCATCAATCCTTCACCAGCAATAAAACCCTGCTGCATGCTGCGATCAATGCGCTGGCAAGCGGTAATTCGACAGCGCTTTACGATGGCATCCGCGAAGCTGTCAACCAGACCAATACCCAGAGCGGGCGCAAGGCCATCGTCGTCCTCAGTGACGGCAAGGAAAACGCCAGCGCGGATACCAGTCTCGCCCACTGCATCGATGCCGCACGCACCGCCGGTCTCCCCGTGTACACCATCGGACTTGCGGTCAATACCGCTTCTGAACAGGAGTTGCGCCGCATCGCGAACGAAACGGGCGGCCGCTATTATAGTACAGCGACCTCCGCCAATCTGTTGGAAATCTATCAGCTGATCTCGATGCAATTGCAGAATCAATATGCCATCACCCATACCTCCAGCACGCCCGCTTTTGACTGCAATCCGCGCACGGTCGAAATCAGCGTCAATTATCAGGGCAGCACCGACAGCAAAAGCCGTAGCTATCAGGCGCCGTGCGTGACCGGTCAGCCGATCGGGCCGGTTGTGGCCGCTTCCAGCCTGAACGCCTGTATGGATTTCTGGATGGATATCGTTGCCGGCAGCAGCACCGCGCCGGTGGGGAATCTCTTCGGCGTCAGCTTCGTTCTGAATTTTTCACCCACGACCTACCTCGACGTGGTCACGCCGACCGGAAGCGCCATCGTTCCGGGATCTTTTCTCGGCAGCGATGTGGTGCTGTTCCAGAATGTGGATGAGAGTGCCGGAAGCATCAGTGCTGGCGTTTCGCGGAAAGCGGGGGCAGCGGGAGCGAGCGGGTACGGCAGCGTGCTGCGTATCCACTTCAGGGTCGCATGCACTGCCCCCGAGATGACCCCCCTGAATTTCACCCTGAGTTCCATCCGGGCGATCGATGTCAACGGTGCCACGATACAACTGGCCGGCCGAAGCCTGACCCTGCTGGTCGCCAACCAGCTGCTTGTATGGCCGGGAGATGCGGACAATGACGGCGATGTGGACGAAGCGGATATCTTGCCCATCGGTCTTTACTTTGGCAAAGCCGGACAGAGCCGGCCTGGTGCGCCCGACCTGAGCTGGAAGGCGCAGCCTTGTCCGGCGGCCTGGACACCCGAGAAAGCAACCTATGCAGATTGCGATGGCGACGGTGTCATCAACCAGGGGGATGTTCTGGGTATCGGGATAAACTGGCATAAAACCCATGCGGCAGCTTTGGCGGCGTCGCTGGCTTTGGAGCCTGCGCCTCCAGTCTCTTCGCGGATCTTTCCGCTCGCCGATTCTGCGGCTGCACCGGGACAGCTGATCTACATGGCGGTTAAGGTTGAAGAGGTCCAGGATCTCTTTGGGCTGGCCTTCCAGTTGACATGGGACGACACCGAGCACGTGGAGATTGTCGGGGCAAAGCTGGGTTCTTTCCTGGGAGAGGATATTCTAGCGATTGAACCGCAGATCGATACCACCCTGCACCAGGTCAGCGTCGGGATGACACGCAAGGCGGGACAGACGGGTGTTTCCGACAGCGGGCGCGTGCTCTATGTCCGGTTGAAGATCAGCCCGGACACGCCTTTCAATTCCCGGCTCATTTTTCGCGTCATCCATGTCAAGGCGAATGATGCGGAGGGCAATCCCATCTACCTGGATACCCACAGTGATACGATCCGTGTCAATATGGCCTTCACAGCCGCCGGCGATCGCAGTCTGCAGCAGCCAGATCGCTTCGATCTGTGGCAGAATTATCCCAATCCCTTTAATCCAGCGACACTGATCACTTTTCAGGTGGCCACGCCGGCGGTCGTGGACCTGGTGATCTTTAATGCGGCAGGCCAGCGCGTGCGTTCGCTGGCGCATGCGTTGCATGCCCCGGGCATCTACCGGGCGCGTTGGGAAGGCGATAATGATGCGGGGGAGGCGGTATCGCCCGGCCTCTATATTTGCCGGATGCAAGCTGGGCGCTTCACCCAATCCATCAAGTTGATTTATCTTAAATAG
- a CDS encoding NAD-dependent malic enzyme: MLTYEKRTDRFSGEEYIEVPFKGELLTEHPIFNKGTAFPEDERQSLSLCGLLPEAISTLELQKQKTYENFCAKPDDLEKYIFMLSLLDRNETLCYSLILDHLEEMLPIVYTPTVGKACQQFSHLFRRRRGLYITANNIHHIDQILSNAPFSNISLIVVTDGERILGLGDLGSNGMGIPIGKISLYVAAAGLHPAYCLPIQIDVGTNNESLLADPLYIGLRQKRLSGEAYDAIIEQFVNGVRRHFPHALLQWEDFGKGNAFRMLERYKERICSFNDDIQGTGSVATAVLLSAMKIKKQKLSDQRFVMFGQGQAGLGIARQICTGLMMEGLSREEAANHIFGIDKDGLLLKGMEMSEEQQMFAKDPAFVANWSVADRSHITLLETIKNAKATVLFGVTGQSGAFNEEILKAMAANDPQAMIMPLSNPTAKAECTPEQAVAAAGPHVLIATGSPFKPVNINGQDKVISQCNNLYIFPGVGLGALISGTPKVTNEMFMAASQALSDLVSDEELKGGRMLPRIDKIRYVSAQVALAVAKEARRSGLGIRADDEHLLQMVMNAMWEPKYLPYRLAE, encoded by the coding sequence ATGCTGACATACGAGAAACGTACCGACCGGTTCAGCGGCGAAGAGTACATTGAAGTCCCTTTCAAAGGAGAACTCCTCACCGAGCATCCGATCTTCAACAAAGGGACCGCTTTCCCGGAAGACGAGCGCCAGAGCCTCAGCCTCTGCGGACTGCTGCCCGAGGCGATCTCCACTCTGGAGCTCCAGAAGCAAAAGACCTATGAGAACTTTTGCGCCAAGCCGGATGACCTGGAAAAATACATTTTTATGCTTTCCCTTCTCGACCGGAACGAGACGCTTTGCTACTCCCTCATCCTCGACCACCTCGAGGAGATGCTGCCGATCGTCTACACCCCGACTGTAGGCAAGGCCTGTCAGCAGTTCAGCCACCTATTCCGCCGCCGCCGCGGCCTCTATATCACCGCCAATAACATCCATCATATCGATCAGATTCTCAGCAACGCCCCCTTCTCCAACATTTCACTGATCGTCGTCACCGACGGCGAACGCATCCTCGGCCTGGGCGACCTCGGCAGCAACGGCATGGGCATACCCATCGGCAAGATCAGCCTCTATGTCGCCGCGGCCGGCCTCCACCCCGCTTACTGTCTGCCAATCCAGATCGATGTCGGCACCAACAACGAAAGCCTCCTCGCCGATCCCCTCTATATCGGCCTGCGCCAGAAACGCCTCAGCGGTGAAGCCTATGACGCGATCATCGAGCAGTTCGTTAATGGCGTCCGCCGCCACTTCCCGCACGCCCTGCTGCAGTGGGAGGATTTCGGCAAAGGCAACGCCTTCCGCATGCTCGAGCGATACAAGGAGCGCATCTGTTCCTTCAACGACGACATCCAGGGCACCGGTTCGGTAGCCACCGCTGTGCTCCTCTCGGCGATGAAGATCAAGAAACAGAAGCTGAGCGACCAGCGCTTCGTGATGTTCGGTCAGGGCCAGGCGGGTCTCGGTATCGCCCGCCAGATCTGCACCGGTCTGATGATGGAAGGGCTGAGCCGCGAAGAGGCGGCCAACCATATCTTCGGAATCGACAAGGACGGCCTGCTGCTCAAGGGGATGGAGATGAGCGAGGAGCAACAGATGTTCGCCAAGGATCCTGCTTTTGTGGCGAACTGGAGCGTCGCGGACCGCAGCCACATCACCCTGCTCGAGACCATCAAAAACGCCAAAGCCACTGTGCTCTTCGGCGTGACCGGGCAGAGTGGCGCCTTCAATGAGGAAATCCTCAAAGCAATGGCCGCTAATGATCCCCAGGCGATGATCATGCCACTCTCCAACCCTACCGCCAAAGCGGAGTGCACCCCCGAGCAGGCAGTCGCCGCTGCCGGACCGCACGTCCTGATTGCCACCGGCAGCCCCTTCAAGCCGGTCAACATCAACGGCCAGGACAAGGTGATCTCGCAGTGCAACAACCTCTACATCTTCCCCGGCGTTGGACTCGGCGCCCTGATCAGCGGCACCCCCAAGGTGACCAATGAGATGTTCATGGCCGCCTCCCAGGCTCTCAGCGACCTCGTCTCGGATGAGGAGTTGAAAGGTGGGCGGATGCTGCCGCGTATCGACAAGATCCGCTACGTTTCGGCACAGGTGGCCCTGGCCGTGGCCAAAGAGGCGCGCCGCAGTGGTCTTGGCATCCGCGCCGATGACGAGCACCTCCTGCAAATGGTTATGAACGCCATGTGGGAGCCTAAATACCTGCCCTACCGGCTGGCGGAATAA